The following are encoded together in the Nocardioides thalensis genome:
- a CDS encoding GTP cyclohydrolase II, producing the protein MHDQPAPAAVRTDLTIPLRVGDQRLSGRAFTFTGLSDGREHLAIGLGPWAAALHEVPRDGAPPLVRLHSECLTGDVLGSERCDCGPQLHEAILRISRAGGFLLYLRQEGRGIGLYEKLDAYTLQDAGLDTYAANEALGHGADERDYTAAAQMLRALGVRRLRLLSNNPDKAEQLARDGITVVERVPTRVHLSPANALYLAAKATVGAHTLDGVGG; encoded by the coding sequence ATGCACGACCAGCCGGCGCCGGCCGCCGTCCGCACCGACCTGACGATCCCGCTGCGGGTCGGGGACCAGCGCCTGTCCGGCCGGGCGTTCACGTTCACCGGCCTGTCCGACGGGCGCGAGCACTTGGCGATCGGGCTCGGGCCGTGGGCCGCGGCGCTGCACGAGGTGCCCCGCGACGGCGCGCCGCCGCTGGTCCGGCTGCACAGCGAGTGCCTCACCGGCGACGTGCTCGGCAGCGAGCGCTGCGACTGCGGGCCCCAGCTGCACGAGGCGATCCTCCGGATCAGCCGCGCCGGGGGCTTCCTGCTCTACCTGCGGCAGGAGGGCCGCGGCATCGGCCTCTACGAGAAGCTCGACGCCTACACCCTCCAGGACGCGGGGCTCGACACCTACGCCGCCAACGAGGCGCTCGGCCACGGCGCCGACGAGCGCGACTACACGGCCGCGGCGCAGATGCTCCGCGCCCTCGGCGTACGGCGGCTGCGGCTCCTGAGCAACAACCCCGACAAGGCGGAGCAGCTGGCGCGGGACGGGATCACGGTGGTCGAGCGGGTCCCGACGCGGGTGCACCTGTCGCCGGCGAACGCGCTCTACCTGGCGGCCAAGGCGACCGTCGGCGCGCACACGCTCGACGGCGTCGGGGGCTGA
- a CDS encoding RibD family protein: MPDRPYTLLSCTMSLDGYLGGPTAQRLLLSNDADFDRVDEVRAGCDAILVGASTVRKDNPRLLVRAAGRRRARVAAGLPETPAKVTITARGDLDPQANFFTVGTSDKLVYCSRESTPTTSHRLGRLATVVDGGRGPVRMRRVGEDLYARGIRRLMVEGGGTVHTQFLTDALADELQLVVAPFFVGDSRARRFVDDGRFPWCPDHRARLVETRPIGDVVLLRYALSDRFGETEEA, encoded by the coding sequence ATGCCTGATCGTCCCTACACGCTGCTGAGCTGCACGATGTCGCTGGACGGCTACCTCGGCGGGCCGACCGCGCAGCGGCTGCTGCTCTCCAACGACGCCGACTTCGACCGCGTGGACGAGGTCCGCGCCGGGTGCGACGCGATCCTCGTCGGCGCCTCCACCGTCCGCAAGGACAACCCGCGGCTGCTGGTGCGGGCGGCCGGCCGCCGGCGCGCCCGGGTGGCCGCGGGGCTGCCCGAGACCCCCGCGAAGGTGACGATCACGGCCCGCGGCGACCTCGACCCGCAGGCCAACTTCTTCACCGTGGGCACGAGCGACAAGCTGGTCTACTGCAGCCGGGAGAGCACGCCGACGACGAGCCACCGGCTGGGCCGGCTCGCCACCGTCGTCGACGGTGGCCGGGGCCCGGTGCGGATGCGCCGCGTCGGCGAGGACCTCTACGCCCGCGGCATCCGGCGGCTGATGGTGGAGGGCGGGGGCACCGTGCACACGCAGTTCCTCACCGATGCCCTCGCCGACGAGCTCCAGCTGGTCGTCGCGCCGTTCTTCGTCGGCGACTCGCGCGCCCGCCGGTTCGTCGACGACGGCCGATTCCCCTGGTGCCCGGACCACCGGGCACGGCTCGTCGAGACGCGGCCGATCGGCGACGTCGTCCTGCTGCGCTACGCCCTGTCCGACCGGTTCGGCGAGACCGAGGAGGCCTGA
- a CDS encoding lysylphosphatidylglycerol synthase domain-containing protein — MNRAAITSSRAWTWLRLTAAAAILVVLAVRVGAEPFLDGVRRLDATVVLVGLVVTAGTTACCAWRWSLLSERLGVAVPLGTAYRRYYRSQLVNATLPAGVLGDLHRGVDHGRRTGAMGRGLRSVLWDRVSGQAVQAGLAVAAVLLLPAPVRADVGIPVLGAAAAAVGLTVALPRRARQAARAELDTLRPVLPRVAVSSALAALGHLAVFVVVARSVGVATPLVELAALGLVVLLASALPLSIAGWGPREGAAAWLFAEAGLGAATGVSVAVAFGVVSLVATLPGVVTLTPERTREVVHA, encoded by the coding sequence GTGAACAGAGCCGCCATCACCTCCTCCCGCGCCTGGACCTGGCTGCGGCTGACCGCCGCCGCAGCCATCCTCGTCGTGCTCGCGGTGCGGGTCGGCGCGGAGCCGTTCCTCGACGGCGTCCGGCGCCTCGACGCCACCGTGGTCCTGGTCGGGCTCGTCGTCACGGCCGGCACCACCGCGTGCTGCGCGTGGCGCTGGAGCCTGCTGTCGGAGCGGCTCGGGGTCGCGGTCCCGCTCGGTACGGCGTACCGCCGCTACTACCGGTCGCAGCTGGTCAACGCGACGCTGCCGGCAGGTGTCCTCGGCGACCTGCACCGCGGCGTCGACCACGGGCGCCGGACCGGCGCGATGGGTCGCGGCCTGCGGTCGGTGCTCTGGGACCGCGTGTCCGGCCAGGCCGTGCAGGCGGGCCTCGCCGTGGCGGCGGTGCTCCTGCTACCGGCCCCCGTGCGCGCCGACGTCGGGATCCCCGTGCTCGGCGCGGCCGCGGCCGCCGTCGGCCTGACGGTGGCACTGCCGCGGCGGGCACGGCAGGCCGCCCGGGCCGAGCTCGACACCCTGCGCCCGGTCCTGCCCCGCGTGGCGGTCTCGTCGGCGCTCGCCGCGCTCGGCCACCTCGCGGTGTTCGTCGTCGTCGCCCGGTCGGTCGGCGTCGCGACGCCGCTCGTCGAGCTCGCGGCGCTCGGCCTCGTGGTGCTGCTCGCCTCCGCGCTCCCGCTCTCGATCGCCGGCTGGGGCCCGCGCGAGGGCGCCGCCGCCTGGCTGTTCGCCGAGGCGGGGCTGGGAGCCGCGACGGGGGTGAGCGTCGCCGTCGCGTTCGGCGTCGTCTCCCTGGTCGCGACACTCCCGGGCGTCGTCACCCTCACGCCCGAGCGGACCCGGGAGGTCGTCCATGCCTGA
- a CDS encoding glycosyltransferase codes for MTPPPVVEVHGRPRPSLETWYVVPAGIDDPARPSGGNRYDRRVLLGLEELGVPVHELRAGDLATELAAAPDGAVVVVDGLLAVAAPAAVVPAARRLRLVVLLHMPFSEADPTLARAERSVLTAAACVMTTSDWARDWVIRHHGLMPERAWVAAPGVDPAPPAEPSPAGARLLCLAAVTAGKGHDVLLTALETLVDLDWQLTCAGAVDVEPGFVAGLREHVQRSGLGDRVELTGPLADAEVAGALAATDLLVSASRHEAYGMAVSEALARAVPVVVTDVGGHPEAVGAGGVLVPPDDPDRLAAALRRWLTEPAERERLRSAAARRRTELLPWSATARRIAEVVDALNPVGPWPVSPVTTRPRTRP; via the coding sequence GTGACTCCGCCACCGGTGGTTGAGGTGCACGGCCGCCCGCGGCCGAGCCTCGAAACCTGGTACGTGGTCCCGGCCGGGATCGACGACCCCGCCCGTCCGAGCGGGGGCAACCGCTACGACCGCCGGGTGCTCCTCGGCCTGGAGGAGCTGGGCGTCCCCGTTCACGAGCTCCGCGCGGGAGACCTCGCCACCGAGCTCGCCGCGGCACCGGACGGCGCGGTGGTCGTGGTCGACGGGCTGCTCGCCGTGGCAGCACCCGCCGCGGTCGTGCCGGCGGCCCGGCGGCTGCGGCTCGTGGTGCTCCTGCACATGCCGTTCAGCGAGGCCGACCCCACGCTGGCACGGGCGGAGCGGTCGGTGCTCACGGCCGCAGCCTGCGTCATGACCACGAGCGACTGGGCGCGCGACTGGGTGATCCGCCACCACGGCCTGATGCCGGAGCGCGCCTGGGTCGCGGCGCCGGGGGTCGACCCGGCACCGCCGGCCGAGCCCTCGCCGGCCGGCGCCCGGCTGCTCTGCCTCGCCGCCGTCACCGCCGGCAAGGGTCACGACGTCCTTCTCACCGCCCTCGAGACCCTGGTCGACCTGGACTGGCAGCTCACGTGTGCGGGCGCGGTCGACGTCGAGCCCGGGTTCGTGGCGGGGCTGCGCGAGCACGTGCAGCGATCCGGCCTCGGTGACCGGGTCGAGCTCACCGGCCCCCTGGCGGACGCCGAGGTGGCGGGGGCGCTCGCCGCGACCGACCTGCTGGTCTCGGCCTCACGCCACGAGGCGTACGGGATGGCCGTGAGCGAGGCGCTCGCGCGTGCCGTCCCGGTCGTGGTCACCGACGTCGGCGGTCATCCCGAGGCCGTCGGCGCGGGCGGCGTGCTGGTGCCGCCCGACGATCCCGACCGGCTCGCGGCCGCGCTGCGGCGCTGGCTGACCGAGCCCGCTGAGCGCGAGCGGCTGCGCTCGGCGGCCGCGCGGCGCCGTACCGAGCTCCTGCCGTGGTCGGCGACCGCGCGCCGGATCGCCGAGGTGGTCGACGCGCTGAACCCCGTAGGGCCCTGGCCCGTATCCCCTGTCACCACCCGACCGCGAACCCGACCGTGA
- a CDS encoding 6-pyruvoyl trahydropterin synthase family protein: MFRVTVRDHMMVAHSLRGDVFGPAQRLHGATYVVDATVSAEDVDGAGIVVDIGRLSEHLHAVLADLTYSNLDDHEELAGRNSSTEVLARLVADRLAERAAAGQLGRDVADLAAIEVTLRESHIAWASYERAL; the protein is encoded by the coding sequence ATGTTCCGAGTGACCGTCCGCGACCACATGATGGTGGCGCACAGCCTGCGCGGCGACGTGTTCGGCCCGGCCCAGCGGCTGCACGGGGCGACGTACGTCGTCGACGCGACCGTGTCCGCCGAGGACGTCGATGGCGCCGGCATCGTCGTCGACATCGGTCGGCTGAGCGAGCACCTGCACGCCGTGCTCGCCGACCTGACCTACAGCAACCTCGACGACCACGAGGAGCTCGCCGGCCGCAACAGCTCGACCGAGGTGCTCGCCCGCCTGGTCGCCGACCGGCTCGCCGAACGGGCAGCCGCCGGGCAGCTCGGTCGCGACGTGGCCGACCTCGCAGCGATCGAGGTGACGCTGCGGGAGTCACACATCGCCTGGGCGAGCTACGAGCGGGCGTTGTGA
- a CDS encoding zinc-dependent alcohol dehydrogenase, whose translation MREARAFWVAEPGRGEVRSAAVPAVGTDEVLVRSLRSGVSRGTESLVFRGGVPADQRHVMRAPFQEGELPGPVKYGYLSVGRVEEGPPHLRGRRVFCLHPHQTEYVVPAAAVTPVPDDVPSARAVLAGTVETAVNALWDAAPLVGDRVAVVGAGMVGCCVAHLLGRIPGVRVVLVDTEPSRAAVADALGVGFASPEDAPGDLDLVVHSSATGAGLRRSLELLAPEGTVLDLSWYGDTEVTLPLGGAFHSSRLAIRASQVGAVAPARRGRRTTADRLALALELLADPAFDVLLTGCSPFDELPDLMPRLAAGDPATLCHTITYEEDLR comes from the coding sequence GTGCGGGAGGCGCGGGCGTTCTGGGTGGCCGAGCCGGGCCGCGGCGAGGTCCGGTCGGCGGCCGTGCCGGCGGTCGGCACCGACGAGGTGCTGGTGCGCTCGCTCCGGTCCGGTGTCAGCCGCGGGACCGAGTCGCTCGTGTTCCGGGGCGGCGTACCGGCGGACCAGCGCCACGTCATGCGAGCGCCGTTCCAGGAGGGCGAGCTCCCGGGTCCCGTGAAGTACGGCTACCTCAGCGTCGGCCGCGTCGAGGAGGGGCCGCCCCACCTGCGCGGGCGCCGGGTGTTCTGCCTCCACCCGCACCAGACGGAGTACGTCGTGCCGGCCGCCGCCGTGACGCCGGTCCCGGACGACGTGCCGTCGGCCCGCGCGGTGCTCGCGGGCACCGTCGAGACGGCGGTCAACGCGCTGTGGGACGCGGCGCCGCTCGTCGGCGACCGGGTCGCGGTCGTGGGCGCGGGCATGGTCGGGTGCTGCGTCGCCCATCTGCTCGGGCGGATCCCGGGCGTCCGCGTGGTGCTCGTCGACACCGAACCGAGCCGGGCGGCCGTCGCCGACGCGCTCGGCGTCGGGTTCGCGTCGCCCGAGGACGCGCCCGGCGACCTCGACCTGGTCGTGCACAGCAGCGCCACCGGTGCCGGGCTGCGCCGGTCGCTCGAGCTGCTCGCGCCGGAGGGCACCGTCCTCGACCTCAGCTGGTACGGCGACACGGAGGTCACGCTGCCGCTCGGCGGCGCGTTCCACTCCTCCCGCCTGGCGATCCGTGCGAGCCAGGTGGGCGCGGTCGCACCGGCGCGCCGCGGACGCCGGACGACGGCAGACCGGCTGGCGCTCGCGCTCGAGCTGCTGGCGGACCCGGCGTTCGACGTGCTGCTGACGGGCTGCTCGCCGTTCGACGAGCTGCCGGACCTGATGCCGCGCCTCGCGGCCGGCGACCCGGCGACGCTCTGCCACACGATCACCTACGAGGAGGACCTGCGCTGA
- a CDS encoding CDP-alcohol phosphatidyltransferase family protein, producing MVLVQVGWLVGAACVLALAVLVDGARARHRTPLGPAGRITLLRAVLACVVAGLTANAFVSRDHTVLLVGLASVALALDAVDGIVARRTGTATALGARFDMEVDAFLIAVLSVRVAPDVGWWVLAIGAIRYMYVAVTWVVRWLRRPLPPRYSAKVVAAVQGVVLVVAASGLLPVDLARVALGVALALLVESFARDVRTLWARRGEPLPAVDPATTPSGPMLRPAIVTGAAFVALWLALALPDPTDGVAPLDLLVVPVEGLGLAAAALVLPARPRRWVALGFGAVAGVLVVLRIVDAGFAKVLDRPFDPLGDWSYFGSGVGVLGDSIGTAGARLAAVGVVAAIVAVVVALALGADRVARVASERRRPTLRTLAVLVPLWAVAAVASVHVPGGPPVAAAAPSALLADTVERVSDDIADRSRFAAEIEADDYADVPADRLLTGLRGRDVLLVFVESYGRTATRGSSYSDGVREVLRDGTRRLAASGYAMRSGYLTSPTFGAASWLAHATTQSGLWVDSERRYDQLADSDRLTLTSAFAEAGWRTVFDVPANTRDWPEGTDLYGYDALYDSRNVGYEGPEFGYAPVPDQYTLEHFRRTELAGHDRPPVFAEIDLISSHHPWTPSPPLVPWDEVGDGSIFHGTTEGVPEVDEALDPERVRELYGRSIEYSWETLVSFLEAYPDPDRVLIVLGDHEPHAYVSGDDPGHDVPISVITRDRGVVRRIAGWGWDRGLLPSDDAPVWPMSDLRDRVLGAFGPLG from the coding sequence ATGGTTCTGGTTCAGGTCGGGTGGCTCGTCGGCGCCGCCTGCGTGCTCGCGCTCGCCGTCCTGGTCGACGGCGCCCGCGCGCGGCACCGGACGCCGCTGGGCCCGGCCGGGCGGATCACCCTCCTCCGGGCGGTGCTCGCGTGCGTCGTGGCGGGGCTGACCGCGAATGCGTTCGTCAGTCGCGACCACACCGTCCTGCTGGTCGGCCTCGCGTCGGTCGCCCTGGCGCTGGACGCGGTGGACGGCATCGTCGCCCGGCGCACCGGGACGGCGACGGCCCTCGGCGCGCGGTTCGACATGGAGGTCGACGCGTTCCTGATCGCCGTGCTCAGCGTGCGCGTCGCTCCCGACGTCGGCTGGTGGGTCCTCGCGATCGGGGCGATCCGCTACATGTACGTCGCCGTGACCTGGGTCGTGCGCTGGCTCCGGCGCCCGCTCCCGCCGCGCTACTCGGCGAAGGTCGTGGCCGCCGTCCAGGGGGTCGTGCTGGTCGTCGCGGCGTCGGGCCTCCTGCCGGTGGACCTCGCCCGCGTCGCACTGGGCGTGGCACTGGCTCTGCTGGTCGAGTCGTTCGCGCGCGACGTGCGCACCCTCTGGGCGCGGCGCGGTGAGCCGCTGCCGGCGGTCGACCCGGCGACGACGCCGTCGGGCCCGATGCTCCGCCCGGCGATCGTGACCGGCGCCGCGTTCGTGGCGCTCTGGCTGGCGCTCGCGCTCCCGGACCCCACCGACGGCGTGGCGCCGCTCGACCTGCTGGTCGTGCCGGTCGAGGGGCTGGGACTTGCGGCCGCCGCGCTGGTGCTGCCCGCCCGGCCGCGCCGCTGGGTCGCGCTCGGGTTCGGGGCGGTGGCGGGCGTGCTCGTGGTGCTGCGGATCGTGGACGCGGGCTTCGCGAAGGTGCTGGACCGCCCGTTCGACCCGCTCGGCGACTGGTCCTACTTCGGCTCGGGCGTCGGCGTGCTCGGCGACTCGATCGGCACCGCCGGTGCGCGGCTGGCCGCCGTCGGCGTCGTCGCCGCGATCGTCGCGGTCGTCGTCGCGCTCGCGCTCGGCGCGGACCGGGTGGCGCGGGTCGCCAGCGAGCGCCGGCGGCCGACGCTGCGAACGCTCGCTGTGCTCGTGCCGCTGTGGGCGGTGGCCGCCGTCGCGAGCGTGCACGTGCCGGGCGGCCCGCCGGTGGCGGCGGCCGCGCCGAGCGCGCTCCTCGCCGACACCGTCGAGCGGGTGAGCGACGACATCGCGGACCGCAGCCGCTTCGCCGCCGAGATCGAGGCCGACGACTACGCCGACGTCCCCGCCGACCGGCTGCTCACGGGTCTTCGCGGGCGCGACGTGCTGCTGGTCTTCGTCGAGAGCTACGGCCGTACGGCGACCCGCGGCTCGTCGTACTCGGACGGGGTGCGGGAGGTGCTCCGCGACGGGACCCGGCGGCTGGCCGCGTCCGGCTACGCGATGCGGAGCGGTTACCTGACGTCCCCGACCTTCGGCGCGGCCAGCTGGCTCGCCCACGCGACCACGCAGTCGGGGCTGTGGGTGGACAGCGAGCGACGCTACGACCAGCTCGCCGACAGCGACCGGCTCACGCTCACCTCGGCGTTCGCGGAGGCGGGCTGGCGCACCGTGTTCGACGTGCCCGCGAACACGCGGGACTGGCCGGAGGGGACGGACCTCTACGGCTACGACGCTCTCTACGACTCCCGCAACGTCGGCTACGAGGGGCCCGAGTTCGGCTACGCGCCGGTGCCGGACCAGTACACCCTCGAGCACTTCCGCCGCACCGAGCTGGCAGGCCACGACCGCCCACCCGTGTTCGCCGAGATCGACCTCATCTCCAGCCATCATCCGTGGACGCCCTCGCCGCCGCTCGTGCCGTGGGACGAGGTCGGCGACGGCTCGATCTTCCACGGCACGACCGAGGGCGTGCCCGAGGTCGACGAGGCCCTCGACCCGGAGCGGGTCCGTGAGCTCTACGGCAGGTCGATCGAGTACTCCTGGGAGACCTTGGTGTCGTTCCTGGAGGCCTACCCCGACCCGGACCGGGTGCTGATCGTGCTCGGCGACCACGAGCCGCACGCCTACGTCAGCGGCGACGATCCCGGCCACGACGTGCCGATCAGCGTGATCACCCGCGACCGCGGCGTCGTACGCCGGATCGCCGGATGGGGCTGGGACCGCGGGCTGCTGCCGTCGGACGACGCGCCGGTGTGGCCGATGTCCGACCTCCGCGACCGGGTGCTGGGCGCGTTCGGGCCGCTGGGATGA
- a CDS encoding sigma-70 family RNA polymerase sigma factor produces MSESPGVVMRQLHDEHAAALWAFCLHLTGNDRTHAEDVAQETLLRAWRHASVLEESRGSVRSWLFTVARNIVIDEWRSKKVRREIPTDDLTDLSGAEDRTDELLLSWVVAEALTQLSEEHRAVLLECYYRGRSVADASRRLGVPEGTVKSRTHYALRALRLALEELGVSQ; encoded by the coding sequence GTGTCCGAGAGCCCGGGCGTGGTGATGCGCCAGCTGCACGACGAGCACGCTGCCGCGCTCTGGGCGTTCTGCCTGCACCTGACCGGCAACGACCGGACCCACGCCGAGGACGTCGCGCAGGAGACGCTGCTGCGGGCGTGGCGGCACGCCTCCGTGCTCGAGGAGTCGCGGGGGTCGGTGCGGTCGTGGCTGTTCACCGTCGCGCGCAACATCGTCATCGACGAGTGGCGGTCGAAGAAGGTGCGCCGCGAGATCCCTACCGACGACCTGACCGACCTCTCGGGCGCGGAGGACCGCACCGACGAGCTGCTCCTGTCCTGGGTGGTCGCGGAGGCGCTGACCCAGCTCTCGGAGGAGCACCGCGCGGTGTTGCTGGAGTGCTACTACCGCGGCCGGTCGGTCGCCGACGCGTCACGTCGCCTCGGCGTGCCGGAGGGCACGGTCAAGTCGCGCACGCACTACGCGCTCCGGGCGCTCCGGCTGGCGCTCGAGGAACTGGGGGTGAGTCAGTGA
- a CDS encoding zf-HC2 domain-containing protein, protein MSCDYATLDAAYVLGSLAPAERADYERHLRTCEECSRSVRELAGLPGLLARVPADVLEPAPDREPVPATLLPGLVAAARRSQRLRVIRTSLVAAAAVAVLAVGVVGGAAVLRDDDRPPVAAPPAAVETAEPVEMTPVGTSRSSGWVSLTPVTWGTRLDLTCTYRAPARGPGVPGDYGGSDQGSYGDGGTSTYTLVVRTTDGRVEQAAAWAAITDAELHVTGAASVQPDEIASVEVRTAGGHPVLRLER, encoded by the coding sequence GTGAGCTGCGACTACGCGACGCTGGACGCGGCGTACGTGCTCGGGTCGCTGGCGCCCGCCGAGCGCGCGGACTACGAGCGGCACCTGCGGACCTGCGAGGAGTGCTCGCGGTCCGTCAGGGAGCTGGCCGGGCTGCCCGGGCTGCTGGCGCGGGTGCCCGCCGACGTCCTCGAGCCGGCGCCGGACCGCGAGCCGGTCCCCGCGACGCTGCTGCCCGGCCTGGTGGCCGCTGCGCGCCGCTCCCAGCGCCTCCGGGTCATCCGGACCTCGCTCGTCGCGGCCGCCGCGGTCGCGGTGCTGGCAGTGGGCGTGGTCGGAGGGGCGGCCGTGCTCCGCGACGACGACAGGCCGCCCGTGGCGGCTCCACCTGCCGCCGTCGAGACGGCCGAGCCGGTCGAGATGACCCCCGTCGGCACGAGCAGGTCGAGCGGCTGGGTCTCGCTCACGCCGGTGACCTGGGGCACCCGTCTCGACCTGACCTGCACCTACCGGGCGCCCGCCCGGGGTCCGGGCGTCCCCGGCGACTACGGCGGCAGCGACCAGGGCTCGTACGGCGACGGCGGCACGTCGACGTACACCCTGGTGGTGCGGACGACCGACGGCCGGGTGGAGCAGGCGGCGGCCTGGGCGGCGATCACCGACGCCGAGCTGCACGTCACCGGGGCGGCGTCCGTGCAGCCCGACGAGATCGCGTCGGTCGAGGTGCGGACCGCCGGCGGCCATCCGGTGCTCCGGCTCGAGCGCTGA
- a CDS encoding MBL fold metallo-hydrolase: MEKHRVLPDVTVMSDHAEIPGIGFLPVNTFVIHAEQPVVVDTGLSTPDKDFVAELAEVIDPADVRWVWITHPDRDHTGGLWQLLEAAPQAKLVTTFLGVGIMSCEWAVPLDRVHLLNPGQRLDVGDRTLTGYRPPLFDNPATVGLQDDKTGALLSSDCFGGPMGSPQQAMCADVREVSAEDRRAAQLLWAAIDSPWVLGVDRPTYAATVDSFRRLDPSAILSTHLPPAIGLNGPMFDALDEAPSAPSWVGPDQEALEALLASFEPVG, from the coding sequence ATGGAGAAGCACCGCGTCCTGCCGGACGTCACCGTCATGAGCGACCACGCCGAGATCCCGGGCATCGGCTTCCTCCCCGTCAACACCTTCGTGATCCACGCCGAGCAGCCGGTCGTCGTCGACACCGGGCTGAGCACGCCCGACAAGGACTTCGTGGCCGAGCTGGCCGAGGTCATCGACCCGGCGGACGTCCGCTGGGTCTGGATCACCCATCCCGACCGCGACCACACGGGCGGGCTGTGGCAGCTGCTCGAGGCGGCCCCACAGGCCAAGCTGGTCACCACGTTCCTCGGCGTGGGGATCATGAGCTGCGAGTGGGCGGTGCCCCTCGACCGGGTCCACCTGCTCAACCCGGGCCAGCGGCTCGACGTCGGCGACCGGACCCTGACCGGCTACCGCCCACCGCTGTTCGACAACCCGGCGACCGTCGGGCTCCAGGACGACAAGACGGGCGCCCTGCTGTCGTCGGACTGCTTCGGCGGACCGATGGGCTCGCCCCAGCAGGCCATGTGCGCCGACGTGCGCGAGGTCTCGGCCGAGGATCGCCGGGCGGCGCAGCTGCTGTGGGCGGCCATCGACAGCCCGTGGGTCCTCGGCGTCGACCGGCCGACGTACGCCGCGACGGTGGACTCGTTCCGCCGGCTCGATCCGAGCGCGATCCTGAGCACCCACCTGCCGCCCGCGATCGGGCTCAACGGCCCGATGTTCGACGCGCTGGACGAGGCGCCGAGCGCACCGTCGTGGGTAGGCCCGGACCAGGAGGCGCTGGAGGCGCTCCTCGCCTCCTTCGAGCCCGTCGGCTGA
- a CDS encoding maleylpyruvate isomerase family mycothiol-dependent enzyme, translated as MSTTMTTTTTPRRSRLDRRTALRLAADEYARFADALAALDTDEWTKRTDCPAWDVRQMACHTVGMAEMTTGLREQLRQQRRAAADASATGSSTLDALTALQVSERAAWTPDQVLAGIRSVAPRAARGRRRVAVLMGRMRLPEKQVVNGREETWTLGYLAETILTRDPWMHRMDIARATGRAPLLTADHDGVIVADVVAEWADRHGLPYRLRLTGPAGGSWSAGDGGPTIEMDAIEFCRVLSGRGSGDGLLTTEVPF; from the coding sequence ATGAGCACCACGATGACCACGACCACCACCCCCCGCCGCTCCCGCCTCGATCGCCGTACGGCGCTGCGGCTGGCCGCCGACGAGTACGCCCGGTTCGCCGACGCCCTGGCCGCGCTCGACACCGACGAGTGGACCAAGCGGACCGACTGCCCCGCCTGGGACGTGCGCCAGATGGCGTGCCACACCGTCGGCATGGCCGAGATGACGACCGGGCTGCGCGAGCAGCTGCGCCAGCAGCGCCGCGCAGCGGCCGACGCGTCCGCGACGGGCAGCTCGACCCTCGACGCGCTCACCGCCCTCCAGGTGAGCGAGCGGGCCGCGTGGACGCCGGACCAGGTCCTCGCCGGCATCCGATCGGTGGCGCCGCGCGCCGCCCGCGGCCGGCGACGGGTGGCGGTCCTGATGGGACGCATGCGCCTGCCGGAGAAGCAGGTCGTGAACGGTCGCGAGGAGACCTGGACCCTCGGCTACCTCGCGGAGACGATCCTGACCCGCGACCCCTGGATGCACCGCATGGACATCGCCCGGGCCACCGGGCGCGCACCTCTGCTCACCGCCGACCACGACGGCGTCATCGTCGCCGACGTGGTCGCCGAGTGGGCGGACCGTCACGGGCTCCCCTACCGGCTCCGGCTCACCGGGCCGGCGGGAGGCTCCTGGTCCGCCGGCGACGGCGGACCCACCATCGAGATGGACGCGATCGAGTTCTGCCGCGTCCTCTCCGGCCGGGGCTCGGGCGACGGCCTCCTCACCACCGAGGTTCCCTTTTGA
- a CDS encoding TetR family transcriptional regulator, producing the protein MLGEPKRDRIAERRAATRREIIAAAWELAHEVGLAGITLRDIARSVGMQAPSLYTHFDSKNAIYDAMYGEAWSAYEELLERDLAEPPEDPRTAVHLAARTFFDFAVADLARYQLMNQRIIPGFEPSPESYAPAVRVLEKGVRDFRSFGITDRADFDIWLALLGGLIDQQHANDPGGDRFSRLLERAIDMWADGVGLPPTKPARRATARTARRASR; encoded by the coding sequence GTGTTAGGAGAACCGAAGCGCGATAGGATCGCCGAACGGCGTGCGGCGACGCGGCGCGAGATCATCGCCGCGGCATGGGAGCTCGCCCACGAGGTGGGCCTCGCCGGCATCACGCTGCGCGACATCGCGCGCAGCGTCGGCATGCAGGCGCCGTCGCTCTACACGCACTTCGACTCGAAGAACGCGATCTACGACGCGATGTACGGCGAGGCGTGGTCGGCGTACGAGGAGCTCCTCGAGCGGGACCTTGCCGAGCCCCCGGAGGATCCCCGCACCGCGGTCCACCTCGCCGCGCGCACCTTCTTCGACTTCGCCGTGGCCGACCTGGCGCGCTACCAGCTGATGAACCAGCGCATCATCCCCGGTTTCGAGCCCAGCCCGGAGTCCTACGCGCCGGCCGTACGCGTCCTCGAGAAGGGCGTCCGCGACTTCCGGAGCTTCGGCATCACCGACCGCGCCGACTTCGACATCTGGCTGGCCCTGCTCGGCGGCCTGATCGACCAGCAGCACGCCAACGACCCGGGCGGGGACCGCTTCTCGCGCCTTCTCGAGCGGGCCATCGACATGTGGGCCGACGGCGTCGGTCTTCCCCCGACGAAGCCCGCCCGGCGGGCGACCGCACGCACTGCGAGACGAGCCTCGAGATGA